The Lycium barbarum isolate Lr01 chromosome 12, ASM1917538v2, whole genome shotgun sequence genome includes a region encoding these proteins:
- the LOC132624180 gene encoding uncharacterized protein LOC132624180 yields MASPATGQPPIMAVQANTTIPTQPNHLLPNQTYATTLNPTISTTTYNLTLPMKNITYLHGEPMVVWEEKEIDHMIIKEKLQYAVMGKFSYGWPDVKELKTLIPKQCGLKGEAIIGLLSNRYVLIRASSLEDYVTLLSKPAYYIMHKNWSYPMRTFKWDPWFDPEEEMKIAIAWISYPSLPPNYFMKEAIFSLASTVGKPLQVDMATANKTRPSCARVKVEVDLLGEFPKRINIRMKKKSTGEIVDKWIKINYDYVPKYCKNYKVQGHNEQDCYVIHPELYPKEEEQCSDKEQEVNNKADQRKNNEKKNTKNSRLDIKEYKGTNLGIMKRKEIADKVQSADGNDDDGFKEKKGKQRNNRHFHRSKYDENAWKPKENQTLQNNQYAALQNTDEEIIDVTDVQKSSDVEAKIPDASDQIITMQQIVDNNDKVNEKQMEEAKEKQIDELKKVEKISAKEWIEKNFGKQLNDKGEIISQLVSKVSSGTISQETEHDVLQEQEREHEVLQGDVSQEYSDILINKNMKEQNKCGDVLQEDNNHEGTPL; encoded by the coding sequence ATGGCCTCTCCGGCCACTGGACAACCGCCTATTATGGCTGTCCAGGCTAACACAACAATACCTACACAACCAAATCACCTTTTACCAAACCAAACGTATGCAACAACCCTAAATCCTACTATTTCTACTACTACGTACAACCTTACTTTACCCATGAAAAATATTACATATTTGCATGGAGAGCCCATGGTCGTATGGGAGGAAAAGGAGATTGATCACATGATTATTAAAGAAAAATTACAATATGCAGTCATGGGGAAATTCTCATATGGTTGGCCTGACGTGAAAGAATTGAAAACATTAATTCCAAAGCAATGTGGATTGAAAGGAGAAGCTATTATCGGATTGTTGAGCAATAGATATGTCCTAATACGTGCTTCTTCTTTGGAAGATTATGTGACATTATTGTCTAAGCCTGCATATTACATTATGCATAAAAATTGGTCATATCCCATGCGCACCTTCAAATGGGATCCATGGTTTGATCCAGAGGAGGAAATGAAGATAGCAATTGCATGGATATCATACCCATCATTACCTCCTAATTATTTTATGAAAGAAGCAATTTTTTCACTTGCCTCTACAGTTGGAAAGCCATTACAAGTTGATATGGCCACAGCCAATAAAACCAGGCCAAGCTGTGCGAGAGTGAAGGTAGAGGTTGACTTGCTTGGAGAATTTCCAAAGAGAATCAATAtaagaatgaagaagaagagtaCTGGGGAGATTGTGGATAAATGGATAAAGATTAACTATGATTATGTTCCTAAGTACTGCAAAAACTACAAAGTTCAAGGACATAATGAACAAGACTGCTATGTCATACATCCAGAATTGTATCCCAAGGAAGAAGAACAATGCTCAGACAAAGAACAGGAGGTCAACAATAAGGCAGATCAAAGGAAGAATAACGAGAAAAAGAACACAAAGAATAGCAGACTTGACATTAAGGAGTACAAAGGGACCAATCTTGGcataatgaaaagaaaagaaatagcaGACAAGGTGCAGTCTGcagatggcaatgatgatgatggatTCAAGGAGAAGAAAGGAAAACAAAGGAATAACAGGCACTTTCATAGAAGCAAATATGATGAAAATGCTTGGAAACCAAAGGAGAATCAAACTCTGCAGAACAATCAATATGCAGCATTGCAGAACACAGATGAGGAGATAATAGATGTGACTGATGTGCAGAAATCCTCAGATGTAGAAGCAAAGATTCCTGATGCTTCAGACCAAATCATTACAATGCAGCAAATTGTAGACAATAATGACAAAGTCAATGAAAAGCAGATGGAAGAAGCAAAGGAAAAACAGATAGATGAATTAAAAAAGGTGGAGAAAATATCAGCAAAGGAATGGATTGAGAAGAATTTTGGTAAACAACTCAATGATAAGGGGGAGATTATATCTCAGCTGGTATCTAAGGTGTCTTCAGGTACAATTAGTCAAGAAACGGAACATGATGTGCTGCAGGAGCAAGAAAGGGAACATGAGGTGCTGCAGGGAGATGTGTCACAAGAATATAGTGACATCTTAATCAACAAAAACATGAAGGAACAAAACAAGTGTGGTGATGTGCTGCAAGAGGATAATAATCATGAAGGGACTCCACTATAG
- the LOC132624181 gene encoding uncharacterized protein LOC132624181, with the protein MEPFQDPIAIEDYRRKLGFQNCKVNSSGKIWIFWTDEWLGVVVSESEQQVTLQLTHSSLNQTVLVSVVYAKCDRQEREDLWEDIVALANKQDFPWIIGGDFNVIVFDEEKQGGLPVSSNETLDFSTCIQSCGLIDVGFNGSKFTWWNGRTEEDCIFKRLDRMLHHTFMEVVKENWTADFCGNPFYVFHHKLKKLKKALVQWSRNTYGNIF; encoded by the exons atggaaccttttcaagatCCTATTGCTATTGAAGATTATAGAAGGAAGTTAGGCTTTCAGAATTGCAAGGTGAATAGTTCAGGAAAAATCTGGATTTTTTGGACAGATGAATGGCTAGGTGTAGTTGTATCTGAATCAGAACAGCAGGTGACCTTGCAACTAACTCACTCATCCTTGAATCAAACAGTGCTGGTGTCAGTAGTCTATGCTAAATGTGATAGACAGGAGAGGGAGGATTTGTGGGAAGATATAGTAGCTTTGGCAAATAAGCAGGACTTTCCTTGGATAATAGgaggggattttaatgtcatAGTGTTTGATGAGGAAAAGCAAGGTGGCCTTCCAGTCTCATCCAATGAGACCTTGGATTTTTCTACCTGTATACAAAGTTGTGGTTTGATTGATGTAGGATTCAATGGAAGTAaattcacttggtggaatgggaggACTGAAGAAGATTGCATATTTAAAAGGTTAGATAGAATGCTG CATCATACATTTATGGAGGTGGTAAAGGAGAATTGGACTGCTGATTTCTGTGGAAATCCATTCTATGTATTTCATCACAAGCTGAAGAAACTTAAAAAAGCACTGGTTCAATGGAGCAGAA